The Hyalangium ruber genome has a window encoding:
- a CDS encoding nuclear transport factor 2 family protein has translation MSIASLLCLALAAATPEAGKADARPAIAAVLDDWHKAAAEADEARYFGHFTADGVFLGTDATERWTRDAFRVWAKPFFARGKAWSFKAVSRNISLSKDGAVAWFDEALDTPNMGPCRGSGVLVKEGTGWKIAQYNLSVPIPNALLPDFKGRIEAHLKQPQAPRAAGTTRSTASPTSTRSPESNTPPEPVRPGAGP, from the coding sequence GTGTCCATAGCCTCCCTGCTGTGTCTTGCACTCGCCGCCGCCACCCCCGAGGCCGGCAAGGCGGATGCGCGCCCCGCCATCGCCGCCGTGCTGGATGACTGGCACAAGGCCGCCGCCGAGGCGGACGAGGCGCGTTATTTCGGCCACTTCACCGCGGACGGTGTCTTCCTGGGCACGGATGCCACCGAGCGGTGGACGCGCGATGCGTTCCGGGTGTGGGCCAAGCCCTTCTTCGCGCGCGGCAAGGCGTGGAGCTTCAAGGCCGTGTCCCGCAACATCTCCCTGTCGAAGGATGGCGCCGTGGCCTGGTTCGACGAGGCGCTCGACACCCCCAACATGGGGCCGTGCCGAGGCTCGGGGGTGCTGGTGAAGGAGGGGACGGGCTGGAAGATCGCCCAGTACAACCTCTCCGTCCCCATCCCCAACGCACTGCTGCCCGATTTCAAGGGTCGGATCGAGGCACACCTGAAGCAGCCCCAGGCTCCGCGCGCAGCAGGAACGACTCGCTCCACTGCAAGCCCGACTTCAACGCGCTCTCCCGAATCCAATACGCCACCGGAACCGGTGCGCCCTGGTGCAGGCCCATGA
- a CDS encoding alpha/beta fold hydrolase: MVLESFQVGAGEVPTVLLHGFLGSGRNLRSLATAWSEADPRRRFLLVDLTGHGTSPPLPPGADLDTLARDVLETARAKGFTGPLELVGHSLGGRVSLAASLAAPSEVASVTLLDITPSPVPVDLSESGMVLNVLLQAPDSAPSRREMRAALVGRELSEPLADWLVMNLTSTPEGGVRWRFDRQALSELHGRVNGTDLWPAVERPGARVRCIRGGRARYVSDADVRRMEAAGCPVATLPEAGHFVHVDAPQALLRWLMEGN; the protein is encoded by the coding sequence GTGGTTCTCGAGAGCTTCCAGGTGGGTGCGGGCGAGGTACCCACCGTGCTGCTGCACGGCTTCCTCGGCTCGGGGCGCAACCTGCGCTCGCTCGCCACGGCCTGGAGCGAGGCGGATCCCCGCCGGCGCTTCCTGTTGGTGGACCTCACCGGCCATGGCACCTCCCCGCCCCTGCCGCCGGGCGCGGACCTGGACACCCTCGCGAGGGACGTGCTGGAGACGGCGCGTGCCAAGGGCTTCACCGGGCCGCTGGAGCTGGTGGGGCATTCACTGGGAGGCCGGGTGTCGCTCGCGGCGAGCCTCGCCGCTCCCTCGGAGGTCGCCAGCGTGACGCTGCTGGACATCACCCCGAGCCCCGTGCCGGTGGACCTCTCCGAGAGCGGCATGGTGCTCAACGTGCTGCTCCAGGCGCCGGACAGCGCGCCGAGCCGGCGGGAGATGCGCGCGGCGCTGGTGGGCCGAGAGCTGTCGGAGCCGCTGGCCGACTGGCTGGTCATGAACCTCACCTCCACGCCCGAGGGAGGGGTGCGCTGGCGCTTCGACCGGCAGGCGCTCTCCGAGCTGCACGGGCGGGTGAACGGAACGGACCTCTGGCCGGCGGTAGAGCGTCCGGGTGCGCGCGTGCGCTGCATTCGCGGCGGCCGTGCGCGCTATGTGTCGGACGCGGACGTGCGGCGTATGGAGGCGGCCGGCTGCCCGGTGGCCACGCTCCCGGAGGCGGGGCACTTCGTCCATGTGGATGCGCCCCAGGCACTGCTGCGCTGGCTCATGGAGGGCAACTGA